The proteins below are encoded in one region of Toxoplasma gondii ME49 chromosome IV, whole genome shotgun sequence:
- the ROP26 gene encoding rhoptry kinase family protein ROP26 (incomplete catalytic triad) (encoded by transcript TGME49_211260) yields the protein MLLSISAGTGDTLSSRSQLYRELQNQAMNPAAASQRPNFAAGLGVILTKGRQYRVRLPSEEDLNLLRTMLTARGRLIPPSGQPSLSMRLRPIGIGGTEKHVSFLGVAGVHEGFILLKMRDKQDGGNVPDHIYWQPLFYTNPHSEKESVDPQFLKHGLVQRVQKQISLIPPGYEGRSEHLCSHYGVMFPGGTYVLAADNAPLQFDVESDQSGSRAVLNLFIQFSPAEIPLSVLSYKNLSPTLAAFLVKQMILNTAMLHSMGVVHNGISSAAFFLSGSELTGTTPPARLLYLVNFGAARFYTGKPEPFEEAGHVMYYDPETASVFTKVAALRPNVVYGQARDSWSLGRVMFQLLCGGSQHPFGHLGPPASPLVTAKRISMLARDRPALRLSTCFPPTSAPEMQDLMSIMANFLKFDANERPTPLEIVRRYPQLFTPL from the coding sequence ATGTTGTTAAGCATATCTGCTGGAACTGGCGATACACTGAGCTCGAGAAGCCAACTATATAGAGAATTGCAGAATCAGGCAATGAATCCCGCGGCTGCCTCACAGAGGCCCAATTTCGCCGCAGGTCTCGGTGTGATCCTTACCAAGGGAAGACAATATAGGGTACGATTACCGTCAGAGGAGGACCTGAATCTTCTCAGGACCATGCTAACTGCCCGAGGACGTCTGATTCCACCGAGTGGACAACCGTCGCTGAgcatgcgtctccgtccTATTGGAATTGGTGGGACCGAAAAACATGTCAGTTTTCTCGGAGTGGCTGGTGTGCACGAAGGGTTTATTCTCTTGAAAATGCGAGACAAGCAGGATGGAGGAAATGTACCTGACCACATTTACTGGCAACCTCTCTTTTATACGAATCCACACAGTGAAAAAGaaagtgtcgacccgcaaTTCTTGAAACACGGGCTCGTGCAGAGGGTGCAGAAGCAAATTTCACTTATTCCTCCAGGATACGAAGGAAGATCCGAACACCTCTGTTCACATTATGGCGTGATGTTTCCAGGTGGAACGTATGTCCTTGCCGCGGACAACGCTCCCCTACAATTCGACGTGGAGAGCGATCAGAGTGGATCCCGAGCAGTCTTGAACCTTTTCATTCAATTTTCTCCGGCAGAGATTCCCTTATCCGTGTTGAGCTATAAAAACCTGAGTCCGACACTGGCTGCGTTTCTAGTGAAACAGATGATTCTCAATACCGCCATGTTGCATTCAATGGGCGTTGTCCATAATGGAATTTCTTCTGCAGCATTCTTCTTGAGTGGAAGCGAATTGACAGGGACAACGCCACCAGCTCGTCTGCTCTATTTGGTGAACTTTGGTGCGGCTAGGTTTTACACAGGAAAGCCGGAACCATTCGAAGAGGCGGGACACGTTATGTATTATGACCCTGAAACTGCGTCGGTCTTCACAAAAGTTGCTGCGTTACGTCCTAATGTCGTATATGGTCAAGCTCGAGATTCTTGGTCATTGGGACGAGTTATGTTTCAGCTTCTTTGTGGTGGATCTCAGCATCCCTTTGGACACCTTGGGCCGCCTGCCTCGCCGCTCGTCACTGCGAAGCGAATTTCTATGTTGGCTCGGGACAGACCTGCTCTCCGATTGTCAACCTGTTTCCCCCCGACATCGGCGCCTGAAATGCAAGATCTCATGTCCATCATGGCTAACTTCCTCAAATTCGATGCCAATGAAAGGCCAACGCCTCTCGAAATTGTCAGGAGATATCCGCAGTTGTTTACCCCATTATAA